TGTTCTTCATAATGTAAAAAAGAAATCCACTAGTTTTGTTAATTTAAAATAGACCCAACTCACCTCAGTTCTCAGTACTTTCTCACTGGCATCGTCTCCAGCGCATGTGTCATTCTCCCTCTTTCTCATCCAAATCACCTTTTCTCCTTCCCACTTTTGCAACCCCTCCCAAGTCAAACCCCGCATCTGATCTTTATTCATCAATCTGCAACCCCTAAGATGTTCATCTTCTAAACATTACTCCCGTCCTCTCCTCCCCTTTAAATTTTAATACCTTCCATTTGTCCATTCTGATCTTGACGTTAACTGTTTGATCCATGATCAACAGGCCATACGCACttagaattttgaaaaagagagTGATTCTGGGATGAAAGTATTGTTGGCCTAATTGAAGTTTGCTGCTACTCAACATGACTTCTGATAACATACATCGCCTCTTGCGAAAGGTCCTGTACGTGATATATAGCTAACAAGCCGCAGATGATGCAGTTAACCAACAAAACCAGGTTATCTGCGATAGCAATTACTGTGGTAGACGAGCAATGCTGAAGATTCAACTCTTTCCATGCAGGAGAGATGACTCCCATCTTCATATACAGGAAAAGATGTACCGCATTTTCTCTGTTAAAAATTCGGCCATGCATACCGTCAAAGATCAGTGATACACGGATCCTAGCCTAGGTTTTCACGAGCATGTTCAAATCAAAGTAGTCAATTGTTAtgattatcttttctttttccttctgcAGCCAAATGAAAGAGAGCTGTTGAATTGTTGAAACCAAGTTCAACGATTCTCTTCAAGAGATAAAATGACTTGCAATAGCTACTACAATTCGCGCAAAGAAACTTGCATTAGCGAGTGGtttacaaaaacaaaaaggaaggcGTGTAAAGGAATTACATACAACTAGTACAAGCGATATTTTCAGAAAACCTGGAGATCCAGTCAGAAATAGTGTCAGAAGATCCAAGAAAATTTTCGTACGAGACACCAAGTCCCTACAATGCCATCTAAGAGTCATCCGCTTTGTATAAATTGCTATGATTGGCACCCACCAAAAGTAGTGCATTAATCGATTGCAATGATCAGAAAACCGACAGATACATACATGAGGAACACAGGGTAGAGTGCTAGAGCTTTCCTCCTAGGATTAACTGCTGTGCTCATGAATGGATAAGCAGCCCATGAACTCCAAGCTAAAGTAACACACACCACAACCACCTTCAAAATCACATTGTCCTTCAACATGCAGATTAAGGCACCAACATCCAGAGGGAATAAACAATAACCCAGAAGGCTCAGGCTCTGGAAGAAGATTATGTGACCGCCCTAAAATATGAACATGAAAAGTTACAGCTTTTTGAACTAAACACTTCAGAATTTCTCAGCTCAATAAACAGAATTCCAATTTCTGAAAGTGTTAAAACAGTAGAGCTACTAATTCCTAAAGAAAAAAACATGAAAGGACAAAAGCATGAACTACAATGACGCAGATGCATGCAAATGCAAGCTATATTTGCAAAAGTCAGCAAGGCAAGGATGCATACCAGCAGCAATACATTCAATGTCAAAATCACAGCTCCTGCAGCAAGTAGTGCAAATGCAACAGCGAAAACCTCAGACTGCAAAAAGGTCAAAAGCACATGAAATCAGAACATTAGATTCTGATAAAGTAAGATAAAGAAAACATCAATTTTTAGTGCCATTCAAACCATTCTGAATGTGCACCCAAGCAAAGGAGTAAAAAATAAGTAGTAGAACTGTAAAGATAAAATTAACGAGCATACAAAAGCAACAGAACTGAAGAAACAATTATCAAATTGTTCATGCAAAACCAAGAGCAACATCTCTGAAGGGGATCTCAAATTATGCAAACTAAGCTCAGAACTtcatagagatgcattaatccatcattttatcaaaataagGACCTGAAGCATTCTCAATGTTGACTATTGGAAAATTACTTGCACAGGTGACACAAATCCTTCACAGTACAGACCCAAATAGTAGCAAGATAAATTGCATATCAATACCTTTATgcatatctatatatatatatatatataacttttctttcatttgattCAAGAAAAAGTTAAAGCATTATCTCAATTTATTAGCACCATGACCTCTAGCTTCAAGACTTCTCAGTTTTAGTATAAGCCAGTAATTGTTACATGGCAACTACACTAACTTAATTCTTAGTAACTCTTTTTGGCTGGCAACATTGCTCAAATTGTTAATATAACTTAATATtggatctctctctctctctctctatctcaaAATCAAACTGAAGAGTATATGATTTCACTAGATGCAAGGGATAAGGCCAACATGATCCCGAAAGGACAAGAGTGCTGCGCCAGgcacatgtataattattcctTCTCACAAACATAAGTCAAACTAAAAAGTAAATCCGGTTAATAAATGCAAATAATAACGCCAAAGTGATGCTGGAAAGACGACAATCGCCAATACACCGTGCGCATGTACAAATTTTCCCTTCAATATGGTATTACCTTTTGTCGCCAACATATTCCTAAAGCACAAATGACCAATGTAAACTATGGACATATTTGTAATCTTCAGGGATTTTTTTAAGAAGAAAACAACAATCCTTAAACAAGAGTAAATTTAGCTCTAACAGTATAAAACTGTTAAGTACTATGCCAATGAAGGCAGAACTAATGCAATGCCATAAGAAGAAGTTCCAGTAAAATTATGCAGAACACATGCAAAACATATGCATTACCAAAAGGCGTAGTTATAGGTCAAGCTTGTAGGGTCCATGCTAATCTTTTCAGTATCATTCCAATATTATCAGACGTCCTTAAAGAGACAACTCCAATTCGAATTtcaatcaatcaattaattttttctCTTAATATCAAGAAGTATCCATCATTAGTTTATCCCTTATTTTGTGATAAAAAAGTTATCAATAGCAAACTTGATCCAAATGATGATgatactcaaaagaaacataTGAACCAATCTAGAACGTGGTAATTAAAAGCAGACTATAAAGATTGGAAAAGGTAAACCAATATTCCATGGAAAAAAGTATGATTAGACCACAAGCATTTTTCAGCATTTATAAAACATctttcataaaaatgttttctTAATGCAAATTTGGTAATGACCCTTTTCTTAAAACTGAGTCCACACCTACCGGTCGTTTTCCTATCGAAGATAAACATACCGAATCTACAGATATAGTCAGTAACAACTATTACTGCCATATCAGCAAAAAAGAAACTCGAACCGTAAGACAACATTCTTTCTAATGGACAACTTACACTATCAAGAAATCAATAATGaggaagcaaaaagaaagaCGCCAAATGAAGCCATCAATTTCCATCAGTTTGCCACTTTAAATTTCCTAGATAAACTAAATTCAAAACATGAATCATGGTTTTGTAGCTTTCACTTCTACTTAGTTACACCCAGCAAAGCGGTCTCATTAAATCTGACACAAACCTTTCTTGCACATACACACGTCTGAACAGAGTCCCATCCCAAAACTTGGAGATTAGATCATTGTTGGACAAACCATACATATCTATCTACTAATACAGTCTCTTGTCTATCAATTCATTCTCCATCTCCTTAAACCCTCAAAACATTCTTTAAACTCATGCATTATCAAGAAGTCCATATTCTGCATGCCTAGAGGTTACATAACTATCTCATATGTCTGCATCAACCAAGGTCCAAATGCAAGTTGCACCAAAGCGCATAGTCAAATTAtgggaagcaaaaaaaaaaaaaaaatcccaagtaTTATTTCCTTATATAGCCTATAAATTACCCAACCACAAAATCCAACAAATAACAAGAAGCGAATCGCATTCCAGCGAGAACATAAAAATAGCATAAAAATGCTAAGAAACAGATCAAGGGATTACTAACTAGAAAACTAAATGAGAGTAGCCCAATTGCAGCTAGAGCAAGATAAACATAAACATAGACAGGCAGACAAAAAACATCAAATGGGCAGCGAACTAATTGCAATCTATAGCAAGAAagtcagaaaaataaaaatcacacaaaaatggAGAATAACAGatcaaatggaagctaaaattaCCTTCTTAACAGATGCAGACCAAGACAGGGTAAGCCCCAAGAAGACAATGAAGAAAAAAGGCCCCCACAGATCCCAATCCCTCAAGGCCTTGCCCGGATCCTCCCTATAGGGGTTAGGAAAAACCACCAATTTCAAATTACTAACGATTCTGGACAGATCCCTTTTCACGGTGTCCCAAACGGGCTCGGTTAGAGTATTGGGAGCGGGACCAAACCCAGCAGCCGCAATACTGGACGAGCCACCAACATTACTGGTCCCATTAGAGCGGGTGTTGGAAGACGGTGGCAATGGAGGTAATTTGGCGGCAGCGGGAGGGACGGGGATGGGCTTAGTGGAATTGGAGGAAGAGGAGAGAGGTGGGGCCGGGGGAGGCAGAGGGGAAGAGGAGATAGGGATGGAGGCGCGTGGAGGAGAAGGGGGCCGAGCCGGGAGGACGGAAGAAGGGTAAGGCTGAGAATTGATGAGGTTTTCGATCTCGTCGATGTCGGATTGAGAAGTTGAGTGAAGAGGAATGGTGTCGCTGTCGGGATTGCGGGACATTTTTTGTCGGTTTTTTTTTGAGCTTATTTGTGCAGAAATTTGCTGATTTTGAGCTGGGAATTCAGTGATATGATTAGAGCTTTTGGCCGGGGGAATTAAAGATCAGGCGAAGGACTTGGGAGAGGTGGGCCGGGTGGTCAGTCGGTGAAGAGGGGCGGCGATGATGATGCTATCTGTTCTGTTGATCGTTCCAGGGGAGGAAATATTTTgggtttttgtttcttctaaagctttccctttcttcttccttcgtccccccctatttttttttttccttagatGAGAAGTAAAATTGGTCTGGCGTGGAGTGTGCTTATTTGATTGATATACCCGGGCCAACAACAATAGCAATATTTGGGGTGCATTTGTGTAATTTGCTGCTGCTTATCATTACCGCTAAGGATTTACTGTTCAGTagaaaaagaaacatttatttcatttttgctGTAATTGAAGGATTACTGAAATTCAACCATTCGTGACCTGTGGACTTTTCTCTTCCTACTAATATAGTACTTGTCTTCATTGGAAGACCTGTGGCCTCGTTtgccaaatgaatttttttaatatttatttaaaattttgtaaattttatcTTCATCGAAGAACTATGACCCTTTTACTCTAACTTATTGCagaaattgtataaaaaaatttttaaatgtatcacttaaaaattttgaagaattttttgaagTTACTGACTAAAGTTGTAAAAAAATTTATGAAAGACAAACTTGGCTAAAACTTATTTACCAAACACACccatacttttttcttttttgaaagaTGGAAGAACTATAGTTGAATGCAATCACTAACTCGAATTTCTTATGTAGGTTTTGTCTGCACGTCATGGAGGTTTTGTAATAAAAGATATCACCTTCACCTTCGTGCTCAAAAATGGGCAAAAGAAGTCGGACAGATTTTCAGTTCGACGAAAAACTGTTGCAGTGTACTTTGATAAGCATCTCACGAGCACTCTAAAAGCCCTGAGACGATGGCTAATTTGGTCACCAAAATATTTCTCATACGTTGTCGATATTTTCTGCATCAAGATCTGTGTCTTCTGCTTCCTAGATCATATACAGCTGCAAATTCAGACCCAGGTCAAAAAGGAGAGTGAGAATatgaacttgaagagtttcctGCTTTAACATCCTGCTAAAAGGAAATATATTTCCTGGACAGAGATATCTCCATCTTATTAAACCAGAAGTAAAGACGACAACAAATTAAGAAGCTTCCGAATCTGTCTGAAATGCTTATTGTCAACAATGAAAATTCGAGCTCAGAATAGATCACTTCCAATACCCCACAATTTCGGCCATTCCAGGCAATTAACTACAATACAGTCAACTATGCTGCTCATTTTGGTAACAACGTTCTTCAAAATTATCAGCATAATTGTGTGGATGTATCAAAATTGGGTCCATTTCCCACAGAGGACGCTAGCAAATCCATCAAAAAGCTAAATTCTTAGACCCGCATATGATTGAAACAAATTGTAGACCACCACATTGTTCGAATGGTTAAGATCAAGGTGCCAGACAAAATAATCTTAACCAGAGAAGCATCAAAATTTGCTCAAGGCTTAAGAGCTACGGCAAGACCCAACTTGGGCGTTGAATTAATGGACTTTGAGTCATACTCGGCCGATACAGTAACAAGGGATTTGGCCCTCCATTCCCGTTGGCACAGCATCGAAATCTTACCATTATCAAAGAATCTTGTTTTTACTGTGGTGAGAGGATCAATTTTGTGAACGCTTCCAATGCTAAAACTGTTCTCATATGTAGAAAATCTGTGAATCATTTCAGCAGCAACTTCATTCCCGCTCAAAGGATTTATGGTGTGAACATATGATGCCTTTAGGGTTTCTCCCTTGTCCGTCCTGTGTGGAAAAGAATAAAACGTTAGAGGGATGATCAAAACGAGCTTACTTCTCCTCTGAACTACCATGAGGGTAATAATCACATGCATAATCTTTAATCTTTATCCCATATAGCAATGCACTCAAAAGGATACTAGAAATCAgatgtcagtgtatataagtaGATTGAGGGGCCCAGCACAGTAACATAGTCCAAATTAGATTTTAGGCAAGTGCGGTGATAAGAGGCAGTCAGCTTTCTGCCAACATCAAACTTAGAACATAAAGAAGGTACACACTAGAAGTTCTATATTAGCACCCAGCCATAAATATATCAATAGGTTCATGCGCCTATCATTACTTAGTGTTGCTCCAGCCATGGATAACGGAATCCCAACACAAAATTCATCCTCTTAGGTGCCCATCAATCTCCAGCATAAAGCGTCAATTGTATCACAAATGGATCACAAAAAATAGGAAACAACCATGGCCAGACTTCAGGATTCAGAAGTTATGCATACAGACATTTATAATGCCCCTCTCATTTTAAAAGCTCCAACAAGAAAGTAGGCAACTACTATAGAAATGGGTCCCCGGTCAATTCATCTCTAGCATGAAATCTATATAAATAATGCCACAACTGTAATTTGAGGCATGTAACCAAAACAGTAATGAAAAATGCTAAACAGAAGAACCATTTGGCCAGGCGATCTACCAGGTAAAAGATACTCAGATCCAGattgtgaagaaaaaagaagtttAGGGCTAAGATGCTATCAAGCTGGATAATACACAACCTTTATGAAATAAATTTGTTAAAGTTGCAAAATCTTGCATTTTAAGCTCCAAAATGATGGGAAGAAGCCACAGCATGAATTGCCAAATGTCACAATTAAATTTGCATCATCCAGCCTTTCACCACTACAACTGAACATAAATTCCTTAGATCATAATAATGTTTCCATCACATTCTGTTGCAAACAAAAATCAGCATGAAGACATACTAATTCTCAGATTGGAGTTTTCCAGAATGCAACAATCTAGTCATCAATGCTCCTTGCATGATTCGCTCATCATAAGCAACTTTTGAATGCTAAAAAGTTCAAGAAGAGTTTATTCACATTTTTCACAAGTTCTCTAGTTCATGAAGTTTCTCTTCCTAAGGTTATCCTTTTCCCCACAAAGAAGACTGAGAAGAACATTAACTATTTCTTAAGTTTAACAACCCATTTATTCTAGCCAAATGCCAACTACTCATCTCAGTTCTTCCAGCTGCCTAGGAAGATTTTCTTTTGTGCATTAAGCCCAAAATCTTTTTCTATCGGAAACTTCCAAATCAACTAATTCCCAACTGCTTTCTATTTCTAAATTCATCACTTTTGCTTATCCCATGTTCAGCTCCATTTGATGGTGGATTCTGCACCTAATGAATGGAGAAAGTTACATAGAGAATCAAGTATAATTTACTTTGATCGTGGATTCTCTCAAAAGTGTTTATGGAATACCTCAAGTGGCTATGAATTCTCAAAATAGACAGGAATGCAATGAGTTAGAACTATCTACAAGACTTAAAACTAAGAATTTTTGCTGGCAAATTTTCCCATAGCACATCAAATCAAGCATACCACAAAGCCTCTGCCACGTACAGTAAAACCAAAAAGAATTCTGCACAAAACAGCCATAAAAGAAATATAACAAGGCACCAAGATTATGCAGAAAACTTCAAATACATACAGTATGAGTGCGGCAGAAAAGTCGGGCTTGTTGAAACTTATTCCGGCATTGTACTTGgtgaaagaagaagaagcagtaTCAAATCCAATTTCACCCCCAACAGCTAATTCCTTTAGACCAATTGCACCAGAAATCTCCAAAAAAGGGGAAGGATTCAAGCCAATACTGGAATTAATGGCTGCATGAGGATGAAGGTAATGTATTTCAAGCTGAAAAAAAGGCCAGATCAAGAAACTTGTATCAGCATGAGTAGGGGCAGGTAACAAGGAACATAATACTTACAAGGTGTGCCTATGTTACGACTAGGAGAATTCATATCTTCAACTGAAATCTGATGTGCAATGCAATGGTTTCAGAATATTGTGGTAAAACAAACAGCTATACTGGTCCTAGTGACAGTCCATTTTGGAGAACCAAATTGCAACTTTTTGAGATATGCCACTTTTACTGTGTCCATCAGTAGATTTGGGTAGATTTTGTTAGCTCAAGAATAAGTCGGCTAGTTAGAACAACCAGGAGTAGATTTAGATTTTCACATTTTACTAGTTCAAATTTCCTTTGAATCTTATCACACCAGATGACATCAATTCGGATATGCCATCTCAGAATcttatcaaggaaacaagaatgTCTAACAATAAAACCAGATTGTGATATTTTCACACACTTTATTGCACCATTTACTTTTAAGTATAGCAATTTATCATAATTAATTGTATCTTGAAACTAATAAACATAGATGAAAAGATTTTAAAAGATGACCGC
The Coffea arabica cultivar ET-39 chromosome 6c, Coffea Arabica ET-39 HiFi, whole genome shotgun sequence genome window above contains:
- the LOC113694062 gene encoding protein YIP4b, with translation MSRNPDSDTIPLHSTSQSDIDEIENLINSQPYPSSVLPARPPSPPRASIPISSSPLPPPAPPLSSSSNSTKPIPVPPAAAKLPPLPPSSNTRSNGTSNVGGSSSIAAAGFGPAPNTLTEPVWDTVKRDLSRIVSNLKLVVFPNPYREDPGKALRDWDLWGPFFFIVFLGLTLSWSASVKKSEVFAVAFALLAAGAVILTLNVLLLGGHIIFFQSLSLLGYCLFPLDVGALICMLKDNVILKVVVVCVTLAWSSWAAYPFMSTAVNPRRKALALYPVFLMYVSVGFLIIAID
- the LOC113691613 gene encoding mitochondrial outer membrane protein porin 4-like → MSSGPAPFSEIGRRARDVLAKDYNYDQKITISIPSATGMGLTATGVKRDQIFVGDISTQYKTGRTTVDVKVDTYSNVSTKVTLNEVLSSTKAAFSFNIPDHKSGKLEIHYLHPHAAINSSIGLNPSPFLEISGAIGLKELAVGGEIGFDTASSSFTKYNAGISFNKPDFSAALILTDKGETLKASYVHTINPLSGNEVAAEMIHRFSTYENSFSIGSVHKIDPLTTVKTRFFDNGKISMLCQREWRAKSLVTVSAEYDSKSINSTPKLGLAVALKP